The following proteins are co-located in the Rattus norvegicus strain BN/NHsdMcwi chromosome X, GRCr8, whole genome shotgun sequence genome:
- the Rai2 gene encoding retinoic acid-induced protein 2 isoform X1 — translation MDDLQSQNLSMDMTDSPPTLANNRLENGMAQLITTEAWNINSTDLVKKALVTVPAPSILNPPAESQSGMALKVAATVLQPLCLGESPVVMPIHMQVEGSSAPELNPNGNATYVMTTQGPVQLPVVLEQHVFQHLNSPLVLPQEAPCSSNAIHNNLFQGAEDSEAQPQLLDLRIPSQPQEPTLPFEAVLQNLFPTQGSLGPPPCQPPPGYAPVPPQPFSSPLSPLVPPATLLVPYPVIVPLPVPVPIPIPVPVPQSSESKFSPSFPKPPSSFGLHSFKGTQTTLEKDELKPLDILQPKEYFQLSRHTVIKMGGENEALDLSMKSVPWLKAGEASPPVFQEDAALDLSLAAHRKAEVPPETLYNTSGSADIQGHTLLEKRPSGMEMPFAPAKSREASAMMDSHSSSSNGTEMVSQPIHPGSELKPENNIEIVSESQAAKVIVSVEDAVPAIFCGKIKGLSGVSTKNFSFKREDSVLQGYDINSQEDESLGNTEPLRKPIKNRSIKLKKVNSQEIHMLPIKKQRLATFFPRK, via the coding sequence ATGGATGACCTGCAGTCCCAGAACCTTTCAATGGACATGACTGATTCCCCTCCCACTTTGGCTAATAACAGACTGGAGAACGGCATGGCCCAGCTGATAACTACCGAGGCCTGGAACATCAACTCCACTGACCTGGTAAAGAAGGCCCTGGTGACCGTGCCTGCCCCATCAATTCTGAACCCCCCAGCTGAGTCACAGAGTGGCATGGCTCTGAAGGTAGCAGCCACCGTGCTGCAGCCCCTGTGCCTTGGGGAAAGCCCAGTGGTGATGCCCATTCACATGCAGGTGGAGGGAAGCTCTGCGCCAGAACTCAACCCCAACGGCAATGCTACCTACGTTATGACGACACAAGGCCCCGTGCAGTTACCGGTGGTGTTGGAACAGCATGTTTTCCAGCATCTCAACTCCCCTCTAGTCCTGCCTCAGGAGGCCCCGTGCTCCTCCAATGCTATCCACAACAATCTCTTCCAGGGGGCTGAGGACTCTGAGGCCCAACCTCAGCTCCTGGACCTGAGGATTCCAAGTCAACCACAGGAGCCTACGTTGCCTTTTGAAGCTGTGCTCCAGAATTTATTCCCCACCCAAGGCTCTTTGGGCCCTCCACCCTGCCAGCCTCCTCCTGGCTATGCTCCAGTGCCTCCCCAGCCCTTTAGCTCCCCCTTGTCTCCCCTAGTCCCACCAGCTACCCTCTTGGTGCCCTATCCCGTGATTGTCCCCTTGCCAGTTCCAGTGCCCATTCCCATCCCTGTCCCAGTGCCTCAGAGTTCTGAATCTAAGTTCAGCCCCAGTTTCCCCAAGCCACCATCTTCCTTCGGCCTGCACTCCTTTAAAGGTACTCAGACCACTCTGGAAAAGGATGAACTGAAGCCCTTAGACATCCTCCAGCCAAAGGAGTATTTCCAGCTCAGCCGCCACACAGTTATCAAGATGGGGGGTGAGAATGAGGCCCTGGATCTGTCCATGAAGTCAGTGCCCTGGCTCAAGGCTGGGGAAGCAAGCCCCCCAGTCTTTCAAGAGGACGCGGCCCTGGATCTGTCTTTGGCAGCCCACCGAAAAGCTGAGGTTCCTCCAGAGACATTGTATAACACCAGTGGGTCAGCAGATATTCAGGGTCACACCCTGCTGGAGAAACGTCCCAGTGGCATGGAAATGCCCTTTGCCCCGGCCAAGTCTCGTGAGGCCTCAGCCATGATGGATagtcacagcagcagcagcaatggcacCGAGATGGTCAGCCAGCCCATCCACCCTGGCAGTGAGTTAAAGCCTGAAAATAACATTGAGATCGTAAGTGAGTCTCAGGCAGCCAAGGTCATTGTGTCAGTTGAAGACGCTGTGCCTGCCATCTTCTGTGGCAAGATTAAAGGCCTCTCAGGGGTATCCACCAAAAACTTCTCCTTCAAAAGAGAAGACTCTGTGCTTCAGGGTTATGACATCAACAGCCAAGAAGACGAGTCCCTGGGAAACACCGAGCCTCTTAGGAAACCCATCAAAAATCGGAGCATAAAGTTAAAGAAAGTGAACTCCCAGGAAATA